The Candidatus Angelobacter sp. DNA segment CGCCTGGCGCGCAATCCGGTGGTGTTATTCCTGATTGCGCCGCTGTTCATGTTTCTGGTGAAACATCGATTTCCGAAGGCCAATGCGAGCCCGCGGGAACGTGATTCCGTCCACTGGGCGAACATTGCGATTTTAGGGATGGTGGCCGGTCTGGTCTGGGTTTTCGGTCTCAAAGCCTACCTGTTGATTCAATTGATGGTGACGGGTATCGCAGGCACGGCGGGTGTGTGGCTGTTTTATGTACAGCATCAGTTCGACGGGGTTTACTGGGAACGTGGCGACGAATGGGACTACGCGATGGCGGCGCTGAAAGGCAGTTCGTTCTACAAACTGCCCAAAGTTCTGCAATGGTTCTCGGGCAACATCGGCTTCCATCACATTCACCATCTGAGCCCGCGGATTCCCAATTACCATCTCGAGAAATGTCACGACGCAGAACCGCTGTTTCAAAGCGTGAAGCCGCTCACGCTTTTCGCCAGTTTCAAGTCCTTCACCTTCCGTCTTTGGGATGAACAACGCCGCCGGTTGGTGGGGTACCGGCATTTGCGGGCCGTTCGTCGATCCCGGAGAGAAGTCCTCCGGCGTTAACGCGGGACGGGCGACGGGTTTGACCGGTCGCGCTACCGACGAACCAGCAGGGCGGTTTTACTTGCAAGCACGACACGCGCTCGCCCTGATTGCTTGTGAGCGGTTCTTTACGGAGGGCGGACCTCAGAGGGTCGTCCACGTCGAAGGAGTAGCGATGGAGACCTTTTCGTCAGTTCCATCATCCACCAAACCGTTACGAGCTTTTATATGGAGGCGACCACCCGGAACAATGCGCGGGTTCCGCGAGTCGTGCGGAGGTGATACGATGAAATTGTGAGGTGACCGGCGACAGGGTTATCCGATGGCGGCCGCGGATGGTTCCCCAAACCAGAGAAAAGGCGCGGCGCGGCGTCCGCACCCGGACCGCGCAAGTTCCGTCTGGTTTCCGGAGAGGGCCAGAAATGTCGC contains these protein-coding regions:
- a CDS encoding fatty acid desaturase, with the translated sequence MLNDSIPTEGDRKADTPAWKAVVARYQKPSVGRGVWQIVNTLIPYAALWYLMYLSLSVSWWLVVPLAVLAAGFLVRVFIIHHDCGHGSFFKSRRANDILGFVTGVLTFTPYYHWRWEHALHHSTAGDLDRRGMGDIWTLTVQEYLESSRWQRFAYRLARNPVVLFLIAPLFMFLVKHRFPKANASPRERDSVHWANIAILGMVAGLVWVFGLKAYLLIQLMVTGIAGTAGVWLFYVQHQFDGVYWERGDEWDYAMAALKGSSFYKLPKVLQWFSGNIGFHHIHHLSPRIPNYHLEKCHDAEPLFQSVKPLTLFASFKSFTFRLWDEQRRRLVGYRHLRAVRRSRREVLRR